A window from Bufo bufo chromosome 1, aBufBuf1.1, whole genome shotgun sequence encodes these proteins:
- the KCNJ1 gene encoding ATP-sensitive inward rectifier potassium channel 1 isoform X2 yields MWFLLYATMFYYLRKMLNIHIKVKRRCRARLVSKDGRCNIEFGNVEEKSRIAFLDDIWTTILDLKWRYKMTIFISAFLGSWFLFGLLWYAVAYLHKDLPEFDPPVNHTPCVENINGVTSSFLFSLETQVTIGYGFRCVTEQCATAIFLLITQSILGVIINSFMCGAILAKISRPKKRGKTITFSKNAVISKRGGKLCLLIRVANLRKSLLIGSHIYGKLLKTTLTPEGETIILDQVNIEFIVDAGNENLFFVSPLTIYHVIDKNSPFFEMSAETLVQHDFELVVFLDGTVEATSATCQVRTSYIPEEVLWGFRFAPIVSKTKEGKYRVDFSNFSKTVEVETPHCAFCLYNERDAKAKLKMGYDNPAFSVTEISETTEANETKM; encoded by the coding sequence GTGGTTTCTACTCTATGCCACTATGTTCTATTACCTGAGGAAGATGCTGAATATCCACATCAAAGTAAAAAGGCGTTGCCGGGCACGACTGGTATCCAAAGATGGAAGATGCAACATCGAGTTTGGGAATGTGGAAGAAAAGTCCAGGATAGCATTCCTGGACGACATCTGGACCACTATTCTGGACTtgaaatggagatacaaaatgaCTATTTTTATTTCAGCCTTTCTGGGGAGTTGGTTCCTGTTTGGTTTGTTGTGGTATGCAGTTGCCTACTTACACAAAGACCTTCCAGAGTTTGACCCCCCTGTCAATCACACCCCATGTGTTGAAAACATTAATGGGGTGACTTCTTCGTTTCTCTTCTCTCTGGAAACTCAAGTGACCATTGGCTATGGCTTCCGTTGTGTGACCGAGCAGTGTGCTACAGCTATATTCCTGCTGATCACCCAGTCAATTTTGGGGGTGATTATTAACTCCTTCATGTGTGGAGCCATCCTTGCTAAAATCTCTAGACCAAAGAAGAGAGGCAAGACTATAACTTTCAGCAAGAATGCAGTTATTAGTAAGAGAGGAGGAAAGCTGTGTCTACTTATTAGAGTGGCAAATCTAAGAAAGAGTCTTCTCATAGGCAGCCATATTTATGGAAAATTGCTTAAAACAACCCTCACACCAGAAGGGGAGACGATCATTCTGGATCAAGTAAATATTGAGTTTATAGTGGATGCCGGAAATGAGAACCTTTTTTTTGTTTCTCCACTGACAATCTACCATGTTATTGACAAAAACAGCCCCTTCTTTGAGATGTCAGCAGAGACTCTAGTACAACATGATTTTGAGCTGGTGGTCTTTTTAGATGGCACAGTGGAGGCAACAAGTGCCACCTGTCAGGTCCGTACATCTTACATTCCAGAAGAAGTGCTCTGGGGATTTCGATTTGCACCTATTGTGTCGAAAACCAAGGAAGGCAAGTATCGTGTAGACTTCAGTAACTTCAGCAAGACGGTCGAGGTGGAGACGCCACACTGTGCATTTTGCCTTTATAATGAAAGGGATGCCAAAGCCAAGCTTAAGATGGGCTATGATAACCCAGCCTTTTCTGTGACTGAGATTTCAGAGACCACAGAAGCAAATGAAACGAAAATGTAG
- the KCNJ1 gene encoding ATP-sensitive inward rectifier potassium channel 1 isoform X1, which produces MWYLCRWFLLYATMFYYLRKMLNIHIKVKRRCRARLVSKDGRCNIEFGNVEEKSRIAFLDDIWTTILDLKWRYKMTIFISAFLGSWFLFGLLWYAVAYLHKDLPEFDPPVNHTPCVENINGVTSSFLFSLETQVTIGYGFRCVTEQCATAIFLLITQSILGVIINSFMCGAILAKISRPKKRGKTITFSKNAVISKRGGKLCLLIRVANLRKSLLIGSHIYGKLLKTTLTPEGETIILDQVNIEFIVDAGNENLFFVSPLTIYHVIDKNSPFFEMSAETLVQHDFELVVFLDGTVEATSATCQVRTSYIPEEVLWGFRFAPIVSKTKEGKYRVDFSNFSKTVEVETPHCAFCLYNERDAKAKLKMGYDNPAFSVTEISETTEANETKM; this is translated from the coding sequence GTGGTTTCTACTCTATGCCACTATGTTCTATTACCTGAGGAAGATGCTGAATATCCACATCAAAGTAAAAAGGCGTTGCCGGGCACGACTGGTATCCAAAGATGGAAGATGCAACATCGAGTTTGGGAATGTGGAAGAAAAGTCCAGGATAGCATTCCTGGACGACATCTGGACCACTATTCTGGACTtgaaatggagatacaaaatgaCTATTTTTATTTCAGCCTTTCTGGGGAGTTGGTTCCTGTTTGGTTTGTTGTGGTATGCAGTTGCCTACTTACACAAAGACCTTCCAGAGTTTGACCCCCCTGTCAATCACACCCCATGTGTTGAAAACATTAATGGGGTGACTTCTTCGTTTCTCTTCTCTCTGGAAACTCAAGTGACCATTGGCTATGGCTTCCGTTGTGTGACCGAGCAGTGTGCTACAGCTATATTCCTGCTGATCACCCAGTCAATTTTGGGGGTGATTATTAACTCCTTCATGTGTGGAGCCATCCTTGCTAAAATCTCTAGACCAAAGAAGAGAGGCAAGACTATAACTTTCAGCAAGAATGCAGTTATTAGTAAGAGAGGAGGAAAGCTGTGTCTACTTATTAGAGTGGCAAATCTAAGAAAGAGTCTTCTCATAGGCAGCCATATTTATGGAAAATTGCTTAAAACAACCCTCACACCAGAAGGGGAGACGATCATTCTGGATCAAGTAAATATTGAGTTTATAGTGGATGCCGGAAATGAGAACCTTTTTTTTGTTTCTCCACTGACAATCTACCATGTTATTGACAAAAACAGCCCCTTCTTTGAGATGTCAGCAGAGACTCTAGTACAACATGATTTTGAGCTGGTGGTCTTTTTAGATGGCACAGTGGAGGCAACAAGTGCCACCTGTCAGGTCCGTACATCTTACATTCCAGAAGAAGTGCTCTGGGGATTTCGATTTGCACCTATTGTGTCGAAAACCAAGGAAGGCAAGTATCGTGTAGACTTCAGTAACTTCAGCAAGACGGTCGAGGTGGAGACGCCACACTGTGCATTTTGCCTTTATAATGAAAGGGATGCCAAAGCCAAGCTTAAGATGGGCTATGATAACCCAGCCTTTTCTGTGACTGAGATTTCAGAGACCACAGAAGCAAATGAAACGAAAATGTAG
- the KCNJ1 gene encoding ATP-sensitive inward rectifier potassium channel 1 isoform X3 — protein sequence MFYYLRKMLNIHIKVKRRCRARLVSKDGRCNIEFGNVEEKSRIAFLDDIWTTILDLKWRYKMTIFISAFLGSWFLFGLLWYAVAYLHKDLPEFDPPVNHTPCVENINGVTSSFLFSLETQVTIGYGFRCVTEQCATAIFLLITQSILGVIINSFMCGAILAKISRPKKRGKTITFSKNAVISKRGGKLCLLIRVANLRKSLLIGSHIYGKLLKTTLTPEGETIILDQVNIEFIVDAGNENLFFVSPLTIYHVIDKNSPFFEMSAETLVQHDFELVVFLDGTVEATSATCQVRTSYIPEEVLWGFRFAPIVSKTKEGKYRVDFSNFSKTVEVETPHCAFCLYNERDAKAKLKMGYDNPAFSVTEISETTEANETKM from the coding sequence ATGTTCTATTACCTGAGGAAGATGCTGAATATCCACATCAAAGTAAAAAGGCGTTGCCGGGCACGACTGGTATCCAAAGATGGAAGATGCAACATCGAGTTTGGGAATGTGGAAGAAAAGTCCAGGATAGCATTCCTGGACGACATCTGGACCACTATTCTGGACTtgaaatggagatacaaaatgaCTATTTTTATTTCAGCCTTTCTGGGGAGTTGGTTCCTGTTTGGTTTGTTGTGGTATGCAGTTGCCTACTTACACAAAGACCTTCCAGAGTTTGACCCCCCTGTCAATCACACCCCATGTGTTGAAAACATTAATGGGGTGACTTCTTCGTTTCTCTTCTCTCTGGAAACTCAAGTGACCATTGGCTATGGCTTCCGTTGTGTGACCGAGCAGTGTGCTACAGCTATATTCCTGCTGATCACCCAGTCAATTTTGGGGGTGATTATTAACTCCTTCATGTGTGGAGCCATCCTTGCTAAAATCTCTAGACCAAAGAAGAGAGGCAAGACTATAACTTTCAGCAAGAATGCAGTTATTAGTAAGAGAGGAGGAAAGCTGTGTCTACTTATTAGAGTGGCAAATCTAAGAAAGAGTCTTCTCATAGGCAGCCATATTTATGGAAAATTGCTTAAAACAACCCTCACACCAGAAGGGGAGACGATCATTCTGGATCAAGTAAATATTGAGTTTATAGTGGATGCCGGAAATGAGAACCTTTTTTTTGTTTCTCCACTGACAATCTACCATGTTATTGACAAAAACAGCCCCTTCTTTGAGATGTCAGCAGAGACTCTAGTACAACATGATTTTGAGCTGGTGGTCTTTTTAGATGGCACAGTGGAGGCAACAAGTGCCACCTGTCAGGTCCGTACATCTTACATTCCAGAAGAAGTGCTCTGGGGATTTCGATTTGCACCTATTGTGTCGAAAACCAAGGAAGGCAAGTATCGTGTAGACTTCAGTAACTTCAGCAAGACGGTCGAGGTGGAGACGCCACACTGTGCATTTTGCCTTTATAATGAAAGGGATGCCAAAGCCAAGCTTAAGATGGGCTATGATAACCCAGCCTTTTCTGTGACTGAGATTTCAGAGACCACAGAAGCAAATGAAACGAAAATGTAG